Proteins from a single region of Candidatus Hydrogenedentota bacterium:
- a CDS encoding nucleotidyl transferase AbiEii/AbiGii toxin family protein: MSVQAIQQRLNAREYRSEDEEDQALREITQEVILAALGRGDFFTNALFQGGTCLRIFHGLNRFSEDLDFILRDPDPTFRWGDHLARVEQELRAYGYRFEIVDRTKADAAVKKAFLKDDSLGKVLELQFAFRKGPLAKIRIKLEIDTNPPAASGVALEYMDFPFLSAVSIQDMPTLFAGKLHALLCREYIKGRDWFDFLWYTGRGTPVNYAFLSAALEQVGPWTSKGETVNIDWLAKELGGAIDQLDLGQAAKDVERFLPASELPSLNLWSRDLFLRQLDKWRAAQPD; the protein is encoded by the coding sequence CGACTCAACGCGCGCGAATACCGATCGGAAGACGAAGAGGATCAGGCGCTGCGGGAGATTACGCAAGAAGTCATTCTCGCGGCGCTGGGCCGCGGGGACTTCTTCACCAACGCGCTCTTCCAGGGCGGGACCTGTCTCCGCATCTTTCACGGCCTGAACCGGTTCTCCGAGGATCTGGACTTCATCCTTCGCGATCCCGATCCCACATTCCGATGGGGCGATCACCTGGCCCGCGTCGAACAGGAACTGCGCGCCTACGGATACCGGTTCGAAATTGTAGACCGCACCAAAGCCGATGCGGCCGTCAAAAAAGCCTTCCTCAAGGATGACTCGCTCGGCAAGGTTCTGGAACTTCAATTCGCGTTCCGAAAGGGTCCCCTCGCGAAGATTCGAATCAAGCTGGAAATTGACACCAACCCGCCCGCGGCCAGTGGCGTGGCGCTCGAGTACATGGACTTTCCATTCCTCTCCGCCGTCTCCATCCAGGACATGCCGACCCTCTTTGCCGGGAAGCTGCACGCACTGCTGTGCCGCGAGTATATCAAAGGCCGTGACTGGTTCGACTTCCTCTGGTATACGGGCCGCGGAACGCCGGTCAACTACGCGTTCCTCTCCGCCGCGCTGGAACAAGTGGGTCCCTGGACGTCCAAAGGCGAAACGGTCAACATCGATTGGCTCGCAAAGGAACTCGGCGGAGCCATTGACCAGCTCGACCTCGGGCAGGCGGCGAAAGATGTCGAGCGCTTCCTGCCAGCCAGCGAACTGCCCTCCCTCAACCTGTGGAGCCGCGACCTCTTCTTGCGCCAACTCGACAAATGGCGCGCCGCCCAGCCAGATTAA